Proteins encoded by one window of Streptomyces sp. NBC_01571:
- a CDS encoding DUF6624 domain-containing protein, producing MSEPYESSPSHAAFAAELLSRVEITREQWRTPGPERVRMAADALAATQKAQQDNAVALHRIVESLRQWPGRRTVGQNACQAAVSIAVHCDHDPAFQQRLLRLLQVAVTAGEATRAQLAHLHDRCLVNARQPQLYGTQHWYRSDGQLQPHPIADLAQLDTRRAGADLPPYAEQARHLRERHGPLGSLSTSATADPIPFSLPERCAA from the coding sequence GTGAGCGAGCCGTACGAGTCGAGCCCGAGTCACGCCGCGTTCGCTGCCGAACTGCTGAGCCGCGTGGAAATCACCAGAGAGCAGTGGCGCACGCCCGGGCCGGAACGCGTCCGCATGGCAGCAGATGCCCTCGCGGCCACCCAGAAGGCGCAGCAGGACAACGCCGTGGCGCTGCACCGCATCGTGGAGAGTCTCAGGCAGTGGCCGGGGCGCCGGACGGTGGGCCAGAACGCGTGCCAGGCGGCCGTGAGTATCGCGGTCCACTGCGACCACGATCCGGCTTTTCAGCAGAGGCTTCTGCGACTGCTCCAAGTGGCCGTAACAGCGGGTGAAGCCACTCGTGCCCAGCTGGCTCACCTGCACGACCGCTGCCTCGTCAACGCCAGGCAGCCCCAGCTGTACGGCACCCAGCACTGGTACCGCTCTGATGGGCAGCTCCAGCCGCACCCGATCGCCGACCTCGCGCAGCTCGACACCCGAAGGGCCGGCGCTGACCTGCCTCCCTACGCCGAGCAGGCCCGGCACCTCCGCGAGCGCCACGGGCCGCTCGGCTCCTTATCGACCTCCGCTACAGCGGACCCGATCCCCTTCTCCTTGCCCGAGAGGTGCGCGGCATGA
- a CDS encoding endonuclease/exonuclease/phosphatase family protein: MNESITVLNWNLEKGINLEAGARWVQEQRPDIFFQQEVQPDQLARVSELLDMDGHIAVPRPGSSNDNAIFVRRDGPLVCTEEYPQAWAPWHAPANLAVRLRDADGTLSPRQISAVSMHTCYWSPEHRLTESRWCTTLAKPGWLAMIFGDWNSYRVGTDIRWDDYTDQAFVANRTYDCAGRRHTDVRPDRELLAAGYVEMARHAAEHLDQPEALAPSSGYRDHPGRPKGPRYCIDRGYLSAELAPALTSFTVCDSPELRRLSDHLPLRAEFDFAQMRTILHRSAAMYQPHDNRHAASVRGRHPAAAGGAA; encoded by the coding sequence ATGAACGAATCGATCACCGTTCTGAACTGGAATCTGGAGAAGGGCATCAACCTGGAGGCGGGCGCCCGCTGGGTCCAGGAGCAGCGCCCTGACATCTTCTTCCAACAGGAAGTCCAACCGGACCAGCTCGCCCGGGTGTCGGAACTCCTGGACATGGACGGCCATATCGCTGTCCCGCGACCCGGCAGCTCCAACGACAACGCGATCTTCGTCCGCCGCGATGGACCGCTGGTGTGCACGGAGGAATACCCGCAGGCATGGGCACCCTGGCACGCGCCGGCGAACCTCGCCGTCCGCCTCCGCGACGCTGACGGCACCCTCAGCCCCCGGCAGATCAGCGCCGTCAGCATGCACACCTGCTACTGGTCGCCCGAGCACCGCCTGACCGAGTCCCGCTGGTGCACCACTCTCGCCAAACCCGGCTGGCTGGCCATGATCTTCGGCGACTGGAACAGCTATCGCGTCGGCACGGACATCCGCTGGGACGACTACACCGACCAAGCCTTCGTCGCCAACCGCACCTACGACTGCGCCGGCCGGCGGCACACAGACGTGCGCCCCGACCGTGAACTGCTGGCGGCCGGCTACGTCGAGATGGCACGCCACGCCGCCGAGCACCTCGATCAGCCCGAAGCTCTGGCCCCCAGCTCCGGCTACCGCGACCACCCCGGCCGACCGAAAGGCCCCAGGTACTGCATCGACCGCGGATACCTCAGCGCGGAACTCGCCCCAGCCCTGACCAGCTTCACCGTCTGCGACAGCCCTGAATTGCGCCGGCTGTCCGACCACCTGCCTCTGCGTGCCGAGTTCGACTTCGCGCAGATGCGCACCATCCTGCACCGGTCTGCAGCGATGTATCAGCCGCACGACAACCGGCACGCCGCGTCGGTCCGCGGCCGCCACCCGGCGGCTGCCGGCGGTGCGGCATGA